One [Clostridium] saccharolyticum WM1 DNA segment encodes these proteins:
- a CDS encoding TetR/AcrR family transcriptional regulator produces the protein MNRSESRYFATAARMDEAFLTLLAKKDFEYITVKEICEVAGVNRSTFYLHYETMSDLLLESVSRMNEQFLACMEKDSDAFSAKLRNCPRDELYLITPDYLTPYLSYIKNNKRLFRTATENAAVLGMDKSYDRMFRHVFTPILDRYGVLQQDRPYIMAFYIRGLMAIISEWLKNDCADSITFVTGVIQQCVKMPQSETTNAV, from the coding sequence TTGAATAGATCGGAAAGCAGATATTTTGCTACCGCAGCCAGAATGGACGAAGCCTTTCTGACACTTCTGGCAAAAAAGGATTTTGAGTATATTACAGTCAAAGAAATCTGTGAAGTAGCAGGGGTCAATCGTTCCACCTTCTACCTGCACTATGAAACGATGTCAGACCTGCTCTTGGAGAGTGTCAGTCGTATGAATGAGCAATTTCTTGCTTGCATGGAGAAAGATTCAGATGCCTTTTCTGCAAAGTTGCGGAATTGCCCGAGGGATGAATTATATCTAATTACGCCGGATTATTTAACACCTTACCTCAGCTACATTAAGAACAACAAGAGACTGTTCCGCACAGCAACAGAAAATGCGGCGGTGTTGGGGATGGATAAAAGCTATGATAGGATGTTCCGTCATGTGTTTACGCCGATTCTCGACCGCTACGGTGTACTACAGCAAGATCGACCCTATATCATGGCCTTTTATATTCGGGGATTGATGGCAATTATCTCAGAATGGCTCAAGAATGACTGCGCCGATTCTATTACATTTGTTACAGGTGTGATTCAGCAGTGTGTAAAAATGCCGCAAAGCGAAACAACGAACGCTGTTTGA